Proteins encoded by one window of Fischerella sp. PCC 9605:
- a CDS encoding polysaccharide pyruvyl transferase family protein, producing the protein MKAVITGITGLRNRGVEALVVPTIEQLQKRLPNLNVSVLTKTPDYDQLRLQQYEAKPISIAFPKTKLQKLRSQFVSFYKKPAPDKQSSVQAIQNASVVIASGGDVFSSDYGSLYQHLQPLELALDAGVPIVFLAQSIGPFKKDDEAQAWLRVARRSKLITVREKISYDYITQKLGLSTDLVKHTADPAFLLAPPPAAKVANMFSAYGITKDRPAIALSISQGITRYSGCDDDKHLKAWHQVVKMILDELDAQVLIIPHVQEIYASNDDRIAATNLLKSLEFDPRVRLAGADHSASEFKGFISACDMVIAERMHAAIAGLSSGVCTVVVGYSIKAEGIMSNLLGTDSLHNGLLIPIHDFLNADKTCATIRKAWNRRQEVANQLHEVLPKVKQDSASNFDMISEIIPSCQS; encoded by the coding sequence ATGAAAGCAGTCATTACAGGAATCACTGGACTTCGCAATCGAGGAGTTGAGGCACTCGTAGTACCTACGATTGAGCAGTTGCAAAAGCGTCTGCCTAACCTCAATGTGAGTGTTCTGACTAAAACACCAGACTACGATCAGCTACGGTTACAGCAATATGAGGCAAAGCCTATCTCAATAGCTTTCCCTAAAACAAAGCTACAGAAGTTGCGTAGCCAATTCGTCAGCTTTTACAAAAAGCCTGCTCCTGATAAGCAATCCTCAGTCCAGGCAATTCAGAATGCCTCAGTTGTAATTGCATCCGGTGGTGATGTATTCAGTTCTGATTATGGCAGTCTCTACCAACATCTTCAGCCATTGGAGTTAGCTTTAGATGCTGGTGTGCCTATTGTATTTTTGGCCCAATCCATTGGGCCATTCAAGAAAGATGATGAAGCACAGGCATGGCTGCGTGTTGCCCGTCGTTCTAAGTTAATTACAGTTCGAGAGAAAATTTCCTATGACTACATAACCCAAAAACTTGGCCTTTCAACAGATTTGGTCAAACATACCGCCGATCCAGCATTTCTGTTGGCACCACCACCAGCAGCAAAGGTGGCTAATATGTTCAGTGCCTATGGTATTACCAAAGATCGCCCAGCGATCGCACTCTCTATCAGTCAAGGCATTACCCGCTATTCTGGTTGCGATGACGATAAGCATCTCAAGGCTTGGCATCAAGTCGTCAAAATGATCCTTGATGAACTTGATGCACAAGTGCTGATTATTCCACATGTTCAAGAGATTTATGCAAGTAATGACGATCGCATAGCTGCTACCAATCTGCTGAAGAGTCTCGAATTCGATCCGCGTGTACGTCTAGCAGGCGCAGATCACTCTGCGTCAGAGTTTAAGGGATTCATTAGTGCCTGTGATATGGTTATTGCCGAACGGATGCATGCAGCCATTGCTGGACTTTCCAGCGGTGTCTGTACCGTTGTTGTCGGTTATTCAATCAAGGCTGAGGGAATTATGAGCAACCTACTGGGAACTGATTCTCTCCACAACGGATTACTCATTCCGATCCACGATTTCCTAAACGCTGATAAAACCTGTGCGACCATTCGTAAAGCTTGGAACCGACGTCAAGAGGTGGCAAATCAACTTCATGAGGTTTTGCCAAAGGTAAAGCAGGACTCAGCAAGTAACTTCGATATGATTTCTGAGATTATACCAAGTTGCCAAAGTTAG
- a CDS encoding glycosyltransferase translates to MSSSPDLENKQKQIQPQINQNQRNNNREKLKVVFAPQFLKINPYQKQLAEHLERLGVQMQGICYRTIFLPTELNQLNPNILHLHWLHTFFDAASTIGSLRRTVKFISGLIILKLKDIKIVWTVHNIKNHENLYLLSDRICTFIVTRLADAIIVHSETAKNEIATKLHLKKLDKLFVVPHGNYIENYENNINQTEARKLLGIPDTGVVLLFFGLIRPYKGIPEMLNAFKQLHNNKVYLVIAGKARDDKDNQLVDFIEQAVESNQNIKFVPKFIPEDQVQVYMNACDVVIFPYRDFLTSGAVVLAMSFGRACIAPRKGSVSELLDDGGAILYDPDTEDGLMQAMKCASERKANLLEMGEHNYKLAKKWSWELVAEMTLSIYRKCMRN, encoded by the coding sequence ATGAGTTCATCACCGGATCTAGAAAATAAACAAAAACAAATTCAGCCACAAATAAATCAAAATCAAAGGAATAATAACAGAGAAAAATTGAAAGTTGTCTTCGCTCCTCAGTTTCTTAAAATAAATCCTTATCAAAAACAATTAGCTGAACATTTAGAGAGATTGGGTGTACAAATGCAAGGAATTTGTTACCGCACAATCTTTCTACCCACTGAGCTTAACCAGTTGAATCCAAATATACTACATCTACACTGGTTGCATACGTTTTTTGATGCAGCTAGTACCATAGGTTCTCTACGTAGAACAGTTAAGTTCATCAGTGGATTAATTATTTTAAAACTAAAGGATATCAAGATAGTTTGGACAGTTCATAATATCAAAAATCATGAAAATTTGTATCTGCTATCAGACAGGATTTGTACTTTTATAGTAACCAGACTAGCTGATGCAATTATAGTTCATTCTGAAACAGCAAAAAATGAAATTGCAACAAAGCTTCACCTCAAAAAACTAGACAAACTTTTCGTTGTACCGCACGGAAATTATATTGAGAATTACGAGAACAATATTAATCAAACAGAAGCACGCAAGCTTTTAGGAATTCCAGATACAGGTGTTGTGCTGCTGTTTTTTGGGTTAATTAGACCTTACAAAGGAATACCAGAAATGCTTAATGCTTTTAAGCAGTTGCACAATAACAAAGTTTATCTGGTTATTGCTGGCAAAGCAAGAGACGATAAAGACAATCAGTTAGTTGATTTCATTGAACAAGCAGTTGAGAGTAATCAAAATATTAAGTTTGTTCCAAAATTTATTCCTGAAGATCAAGTTCAAGTTTATATGAATGCTTGCGATGTAGTCATCTTTCCGTATCGAGATTTTTTAACATCAGGTGCAGTTGTCCTTGCCATGTCTTTTGGCCGAGCATGTATAGCACCGCGTAAGGGTTCTGTAAGCGAATTGTTGGATGATGGAGGAGCGATTCTCTATGACCCAGATACTGAAGACGGATTAATGCAAGCAATGAAATGTGCAAGCGAGAGAAAAGCCAATTTATTGGAAATGGGTGAACACAATTATAAATTAGCAAAAAAATGGAGTTGGGAACTTGTTGCTGAAATGACACTCTCTATTTATAGAAAATGTATGCGTAATTAA
- a CDS encoding glycosyltransferase, translating to MPAHFVSVIIPVFNDCERLNICLRSLENQTYPKDLYEVIVVDNNSEEDIESLVKQFSQVRITHESLRGSYAARNKGISVAKGYVFAFTDSDCIPTSTWIEKGVECLLQTPNTGLVAGKVEIFFQDPTNPTAVELYDSMNFLRQKHYVENMKFGATANMFTFKDVFEAVGLFNSELKSGGDQEWGERVFAAGYKQVYADDVCIAHPARRNLKDLQKKVIRITEGHYGLVSHNEELSMVFFKEIVRDIKPPIKSILKILVNKKLQGMKQKIEYIYVVLSLKYLRAWKKIQLYLQHSYYRNKHSRI from the coding sequence ATGCCTGCTCATTTTGTATCAGTAATTATTCCAGTTTTTAATGACTGCGAACGGCTCAATATTTGCTTAAGATCTTTAGAAAATCAAACATATCCCAAAGATTTATATGAAGTAATTGTAGTTGATAATAACTCTGAAGAAGATATTGAAAGCTTAGTCAAGCAATTTAGTCAGGTACGCATCACCCACGAAAGTCTTCGTGGTTCTTATGCTGCTCGCAACAAAGGAATTTCTGTGGCAAAGGGATATGTTTTCGCTTTTACTGATTCTGATTGTATTCCTACTAGTACATGGATAGAAAAGGGAGTGGAGTGTTTACTGCAAACACCTAACACTGGACTAGTAGCTGGCAAAGTAGAAATTTTCTTTCAAGATCCAACAAATCCCACAGCAGTTGAACTTTATGACAGTATGAATTTCCTCCGACAGAAACATTATGTTGAGAATATGAAATTTGGAGCTACAGCCAATATGTTTACGTTCAAGGATGTTTTTGAAGCCGTAGGTTTATTTAATTCGGAACTCAAATCAGGTGGCGATCAAGAGTGGGGAGAGCGAGTTTTTGCAGCAGGCTATAAACAAGTTTATGCAGATGATGTTTGTATTGCTCACCCTGCGAGACGTAACTTAAAGGATTTACAAAAAAAAGTTATAAGAATCACTGAAGGACATTATGGTCTTGTTAGTCACAATGAAGAATTATCAATGGTATTCTTTAAAGAAATTGTCAGGGATATTAAACCCCCTATTAAATCAATATTAAAAATATTGGTTAACAAAAAACTGCAAGGGATGAAGCAAAAAATTGAATATATCTATGTAGTTTTGTCTCTCAAATATTTAAGAGCATGGAAGAAAATACAGTTGTATTTACAACATAGTTACTACAGAAATAAACATTCTCGTATATAG
- a CDS encoding glycosyltransferase: protein MSKLVSVIIPCFNAERWLKEAIDSCLKQTYPAIEIIVIDDGSSDGCLDIIKSYGDKIIWETGPNRGGNYARNRGFDLSKGEYIQYLDADDYILTEKVERQVRFLEETGADVVYGDWRYQRHLPDGKTFLEDIKVSGTQADILESLLAGWWVSPACLLFTRKAVEKSDGWDENLKAAQDRDFFISVVMSGAKVVYQAGCYSIYRRYGNVTVSTSSRVRCLESHLYILENTEQKLLEIGKLSTKYRHALAQSYFMIARGYLHIDYSKYLNFLDKTLTLCPQFKANSADRTAIYNLAQNIFGFRRLEQFVVWLKRFKTSTTRKLNTLNRFKVSA from the coding sequence ATGTCTAAGCTCGTTTCCGTAATCATACCTTGCTTTAATGCAGAGCGATGGCTGAAAGAAGCAATTGATAGCTGCTTAAAACAAACCTACCCAGCAATAGAAATCATCGTGATTGATGATGGCTCAAGTGATGGTTGTTTAGACATCATTAAAAGCTATGGAGATAAAATCATTTGGGAAACGGGCCCGAACAGAGGAGGAAATTACGCAAGAAACAGGGGTTTTGACCTATCAAAGGGTGAATACATCCAATATCTAGATGCTGACGATTATATATTAACGGAAAAAGTAGAAAGGCAAGTTCGTTTTTTAGAAGAAACTGGCGCAGATGTTGTTTATGGTGATTGGAGATATCAACGACACTTACCCGATGGTAAAACTTTTCTAGAAGACATAAAAGTTTCTGGCACACAAGCGGATATTCTAGAGTCACTATTGGCTGGTTGGTGGGTTTCTCCTGCTTGTCTGTTGTTTACGAGAAAAGCAGTAGAAAAATCTGACGGTTGGGATGAAAACTTGAAGGCTGCACAGGATAGAGACTTTTTTATTTCTGTGGTGATGAGTGGTGCAAAGGTTGTCTATCAAGCTGGTTGCTATTCTATTTATAGACGATATGGCAATGTCACGGTTTCTACTTCTTCTCGAGTCAGGTGTTTGGAGAGCCATCTTTACATACTCGAAAATACAGAACAGAAGCTGCTGGAGATAGGCAAACTTTCAACTAAATATCGTCATGCTTTAGCCCAGTCATATTTTATGATAGCTAGAGGTTACTTACATATTGATTACTCAAAGTATTTAAATTTTTTAGATAAGACTCTGACGCTATGTCCGCAATTTAAGGCAAATAGTGCCGACAGAACTGCCATTTATAATTTGGCTCAAAATATTTTTGGGTTTAGGAGATTGGAACAATTTGTTGTCTGGTTGAAACGATTCAAAACGTCAACAACCAGAAAGCTGAACACTTTAAATAGATTCAAGGTAAGTGCGTAG
- a CDS encoding glycosyltransferase, with amino-acid sequence MEIKPLVSIIINNYNYERFLPEAIDSALNQTYPHTEVIVVDDCSTDHSRDVIASYSDRIISILHQENGKQAAAFNSGFAISRGDIIIFLDSDDYLFPHAVERIVSVWKPNLAKVHYRLAVVDSNRQPLGFSYPQGGAKLSSGEVWKTLLEVGSYAGVATSGNAINRKALAQVFPIPDKYKLTGDDYLSTLIPFYGEVAAIEEPLAAYRIHTSNQWALATVTGDHFHRFIRHYLQKYELLEKKAKELDHKLPEDLELRTYWFWWIRLASLRLGPQKHPIASERLFPLIYSGICSLWKYSHFNWQKRLVFSLWFFWVGLLPLPLAKVGITWLFVPYKRPKILQVFS; translated from the coding sequence ATGGAAATAAAGCCTTTAGTCAGTATCATTATCAATAACTATAACTATGAGCGCTTTTTGCCAGAAGCGATTGATAGCGCACTGAATCAAACCTATCCTCATACGGAAGTTATAGTTGTCGATGACTGTTCTACCGATCACTCCCGTGATGTCATTGCCTCCTATAGTGACAGAATTATTTCAATACTTCATCAAGAAAATGGCAAACAAGCAGCAGCCTTTAACAGCGGATTTGCCATCAGTCGAGGCGATATCATCATCTTTCTAGATTCTGATGATTACCTTTTCCCTCATGCGGTAGAACGGATTGTTTCCGTCTGGAAACCCAATCTCGCTAAAGTACATTATCGTTTGGCGGTAGTAGATTCCAACAGGCAGCCCTTGGGATTTTCCTATCCCCAAGGTGGTGCAAAGTTATCTAGCGGCGAAGTTTGGAAAACTCTTCTGGAAGTAGGCAGCTATGCGGGTGTTGCAACTAGTGGTAATGCCATTAACCGCAAAGCACTGGCGCAAGTTTTTCCCATACCAGACAAATATAAGCTGACAGGTGACGACTATTTATCAACCTTGATTCCCTTTTATGGCGAAGTTGCTGCTATTGAAGAACCATTGGCAGCCTATAGAATTCACACTAGCAATCAGTGGGCTTTAGCCACAGTCACGGGCGATCACTTTCACAGATTTATAAGACATTACCTGCAAAAATATGAACTGTTGGAGAAAAAGGCAAAAGAATTAGACCATAAACTGCCTGAAGATTTGGAACTACGAACCTATTGGTTTTGGTGGATTCGTCTGGCTTCTCTACGTTTAGGCCCCCAAAAACATCCTATTGCTTCAGAACGCTTATTTCCTTTGATCTACTCAGGTATCTGCTCATTGTGGAAATATTCACATTTTAATTGGCAGAAGCGATTAGTTTTTAGCCTGTGGTTTTTTTGGGTTGGATTACTGCCTTTGCCCTTGGCCAAGGTAGGAATTACTTGGTTGTTTGTCCCCTACAAACGCCCAAAAATATTACAGGTTTTTAGCTAA
- a CDS encoding glycosyltransferase family 4 protein, with protein MRVAILRRSPKVSFSMDVYADGLIAGLKAVRPNWKIVEFSPQINASSSKRKSFFDGVTSYYERYWRYPLTLTKQQVDIFHIIDHSDGHLARWLQRNHQPIIVTCHDLINLIQPENVYNQALLPSVSMAAWKYAIKGMHKARHIITVSSHTAQDVVRELHIQPERITVVPNAVESIFRPLRESEINFFRQQKGISPAKFCLLNVGSNQPRKNVFTTLHVLQVLKEKGLPIHYWKAGADFTHEQKQFIQTHNLENSVTYLGKPDKQTLVKIYNAADILLAPSLYEGFGMTIIEAMACGTAVITSNVTSLPEVAGDAAILVSPIDVPAMVQAVCHLFEDKSYRQSLVEKGLVRSKLFTWEKTAEQIAEIYEKSALNSIQNK; from the coding sequence ATGCGTGTTGCAATTCTCCGTAGAAGCCCAAAAGTCTCTTTTAGTATGGATGTTTATGCTGATGGCTTAATAGCTGGACTGAAGGCAGTTCGACCAAACTGGAAAATAGTTGAATTTTCACCTCAAATAAATGCCTCAAGCAGCAAACGTAAATCTTTTTTTGATGGTGTAACTAGCTATTACGAACGCTATTGGCGTTATCCACTCACACTCACAAAACAACAAGTAGATATCTTTCATATCATCGACCATAGTGATGGTCATTTAGCTCGTTGGCTGCAAAGAAATCATCAACCGATTATAGTAACTTGCCATGATTTGATTAACTTAATTCAACCTGAGAATGTTTATAATCAGGCACTTTTGCCATCTGTCAGCATGGCAGCATGGAAATATGCCATCAAAGGTATGCACAAAGCACGTCATATTATTACAGTTTCATCACACACCGCACAAGATGTAGTACGCGAATTGCATATTCAACCAGAGCGAATCACAGTTGTACCAAATGCGGTTGAGTCAATATTTAGACCCCTTCGAGAAAGTGAAATTAACTTCTTTAGGCAGCAAAAAGGGATTTCACCAGCAAAATTTTGCTTACTAAATGTGGGTTCCAATCAACCTCGCAAAAATGTTTTTACAACTTTGCACGTCCTGCAAGTTCTTAAAGAAAAAGGTTTACCCATTCACTATTGGAAAGCAGGTGCAGACTTTACTCATGAACAAAAACAATTTATTCAAACCCACAATTTAGAAAATTCTGTTACCTATCTAGGCAAGCCAGATAAACAGACTCTTGTCAAAATTTATAATGCTGCCGATATACTGCTAGCTCCTTCTCTTTATGAGGGTTTTGGCATGACAATTATAGAAGCTATGGCTTGTGGTACAGCTGTTATCACTTCTAATGTGACATCGCTACCAGAAGTAGCTGGTGATGCAGCTATTTTGGTATCTCCAATTGATGTTCCTGCAATGGTGCAGGCTGTATGTCATCTTTTTGAAGACAAATCCTACCGTCAGTCATTAGTTGAAAAAGGTTTAGTGAGGTCTAAATTATTTACATGGGAAAAAACTGCTGAACAAATTGCTGAGAT